One Thunnus albacares chromosome 12, fThuAlb1.1, whole genome shotgun sequence genomic region harbors:
- the LOC122994048 gene encoding tropomyosin alpha-1 chain-like isoform X1 yields the protein MEAIKKKMQMLKLDKENAIDRAEQAESDQKAAEDKCKQLEDELLALQKKLKGTEDELDKYSEALKDAQEKLELSEKKATDAEGDVASLNRRIQLVEEELDRAQERLATALQKLEEAEKAADESERGMKVIENRAMKDEEKMEIQEMQLKEAKHIAEEADRKYEEVARKLVILEGELERAEERAEIAELKCGDLEEELKNVTNNLKSLEAQSDKYSEKEDKYEEEIKVLNDRLKEAETRAEFAERTVAKLEKSIDDLEENLSHAKEENIGMHQVLDQTLQELSSL from the exons ATGGAGGCCATCAAGAAGAAGATGCAGATGCTGAAGTTGGATAAGGAGAATGCCATCGACAGGGCGGAACAAGCTGAGTCCGACCAGAAGGCAGCAGAGGATAAATGCAAGCAG CTTGAGGATGAGCTGCTCGCTCTGCAGAAGAAACTGAAGGGAACAGAAGATGAGCTGGACAAGTACTCGGAGGCCCTGAAGGATGCTCAGGAGAAACTGGAACTGTCGGAGAAGAAGGCCACAGAT GCCGAGGGCGATGTGGCATCCTTGAACCGCAGGATCCAGCTGGTGGAGGAGGAGTTGGACCGTGCTCAGGAGAGACTGGCCACAGCCCTGCAGAAACTGGAGGAGGCTGAGAAGGCTGCGGATGAGAGTGAAAG AGGCATGAAGGTGATTGAGAACAGAGCCATGAAAGACGAGGAGAAGATGGAGATCCAGGAGATGCAGCTCAAAGAAGCCAAGCACATCGCCGAGGAGGCCGACCGCAAATATGAGGAG GTCGCCCGTAAACTGGTCATCCTGGAGGGTGAGCTGGAGAGAGCAGAAGAGAGGGCAGAAATTGCAGAACT TAAGTGTGGAGACCTGGAGGAAGAGCTGAAGAATGTCACCAACAACCTGAAGTCTCTAGAGGCTCAGTCTGATAAG TACTCTGAGAAAGAAGACAAATACGAGGAGGAGATCAAAGTCCTGAATGACAGACTTAAGGAG GCGGAGACCCGTGCAGAATTTGCAGAAAGGACAGTGGCTAAGCTGGAAAAGTCCATAGATGACTTAGAAG AGAACCTATCACACGCGAAAGAGGAAAACATAGGAATGCACCAAGTCCTGGACCAAACACTGCAGGAGCTCAGTAGCTTGTAA
- the LOC122993700 gene encoding ras-related protein Rab-8A-like has protein sequence MAKTYDYLFKLLLIGDSGVGKTCVLFRFSEDAFNSTFISTIGIDFKIRTIELDGKKIKLQIWDTAGQERFRTITTAYYRGAMGIMLVYDITNEKSFDNIKNWIRNIEEHASSDVEKMVLGNKCDINDKRQVSKDRGEKLALEYGIKFMETSAKANINVENAFLTLARDIKSKMDTKLEGNTPQGSSHGVKISEPQKKTSFFRCSLL, from the exons ATGGCGAAGACATACGACTATTTGTTTAAATTACTGTTAATCGGGGACTCCGGTGTCGGGAAGACATGTGTCCTGTTCAGGTTTTCAGAGGACGCCTTCAACTCAACGTTTATCTCCACTATAG GCATCGATTTCAAGATTAGGACAATAGAGCTTGACGGCAAGAAGATAAAGTTACAGATATG GGATACAGCTGGTCAGGAGCGCTTCCGAACAATCACGACAGCCTACTACAGAGGGGCAATG GGAATCATGCTCGTCTACGACATCACGAACGAGAAGTCTTTTGATAATATCAAGAACTGGATAAGGAACATAGAGGag CATGCGTCATCTGATGTTGAGAAGATGGTCCTTGGCAACAAGTGTGACATCAACGACAAGCGGCAGGTGTCCAAAGACAGGGGGGAGAAG ctTGCTTTAGAGTATGGCATCAAGTTCATGGAGACCAGTGCAAAGGCAAACATCAATGTGGAAAAC GCATTTTTGACACTCGCCAGAGACATCAAATCAAAAATGGACACAAAATTG GAGGGCAACACGCCGCAGGGGAGCAGTCACGGAGTCAAGATCTCAGAGCCGCAGAAAAAGACCAGCTTCTTCCGCTGCAGCCTACTCTGA
- the LOC122994048 gene encoding tropomyosin alpha-4 chain-like isoform X4 — protein MEVVKKKIQALQQQVDEAEDRALAVQRDLDTERELREKAEGDVASLNRRIQLVEEELDRAQERLATALQKLEEAEKAADESERGMKVIENRAMKDEEKMEIQEMQLKEAKHIAEEADRKYEEVARKLVILEGELERAEERAEIAELKCGDLEEELKNVTNNLKSLEAQSDKYSEKEDKYEEEIKVLNDRLKEAETRAEFAERTVAKLEKSIDDLEDELYTQKLKYKAISEELDHALNDMNTL, from the exons ATGGAGGTGGTTAAGAAGAAAATCCAAGCCCTCCAGCAGCAAGTTGATGAGGCAGAAGATCGAGCACTGGCAGTACAAAGGGACTTGGACACTGAACGGGAACTGCGCGAAAAA GCCGAGGGCGATGTGGCATCCTTGAACCGCAGGATCCAGCTGGTGGAGGAGGAGTTGGACCGTGCTCAGGAGAGACTGGCCACAGCCCTGCAGAAACTGGAGGAGGCTGAGAAGGCTGCGGATGAGAGTGAAAG AGGCATGAAGGTGATTGAGAACAGAGCCATGAAAGACGAGGAGAAGATGGAGATCCAGGAGATGCAGCTCAAAGAAGCCAAGCACATCGCCGAGGAGGCCGACCGCAAATATGAGGAG GTCGCCCGTAAACTGGTCATCCTGGAGGGTGAGCTGGAGAGAGCAGAAGAGAGGGCAGAAATTGCAGAACT TAAGTGTGGAGACCTGGAGGAAGAGCTGAAGAATGTCACCAACAACCTGAAGTCTCTAGAGGCTCAGTCTGATAAG TACTCTGAGAAAGAAGACAAATACGAGGAGGAGATCAAAGTCCTGAATGACAGACTTAAGGAG GCGGAGACCCGTGCAGAATTTGCAGAAAGGACAGTGGCTAAGCTGGAAAAGTCCATAGATGACTTAGAAG ACGAACTGTACACTCAGAAGCTGAAATACAAGGCTATCAGTGAGGAGCTGGATCATGCCCTCAATGATATGAACACCTTGTAA
- the LOC122994048 gene encoding tropomyosin alpha-4 chain-like isoform X3 encodes MEVVKKKIQALQQQVDEAEDRALAVQRDLDTERELREKAEGDVASLNRRIQLVEEELDRAQERLATALQKLEEAEKAADESERGMKVIENRAMKDEEKMEIQEMQLKEAKHIAEEADRKYEEVARKLVILEGELERAEERAEIAELKCGDLEEELKNVTNNLKSLEAQSDKYSEKEDKYEEEIKVLNDRLKEAETRAEFAERTVAKLEKSIDDLEENLSHAKEENIGMHQVLDQTLQELSSL; translated from the exons ATGGAGGTGGTTAAGAAGAAAATCCAAGCCCTCCAGCAGCAAGTTGATGAGGCAGAAGATCGAGCACTGGCAGTACAAAGGGACTTGGACACTGAACGGGAACTGCGCGAAAAA GCCGAGGGCGATGTGGCATCCTTGAACCGCAGGATCCAGCTGGTGGAGGAGGAGTTGGACCGTGCTCAGGAGAGACTGGCCACAGCCCTGCAGAAACTGGAGGAGGCTGAGAAGGCTGCGGATGAGAGTGAAAG AGGCATGAAGGTGATTGAGAACAGAGCCATGAAAGACGAGGAGAAGATGGAGATCCAGGAGATGCAGCTCAAAGAAGCCAAGCACATCGCCGAGGAGGCCGACCGCAAATATGAGGAG GTCGCCCGTAAACTGGTCATCCTGGAGGGTGAGCTGGAGAGAGCAGAAGAGAGGGCAGAAATTGCAGAACT TAAGTGTGGAGACCTGGAGGAAGAGCTGAAGAATGTCACCAACAACCTGAAGTCTCTAGAGGCTCAGTCTGATAAG TACTCTGAGAAAGAAGACAAATACGAGGAGGAGATCAAAGTCCTGAATGACAGACTTAAGGAG GCGGAGACCCGTGCAGAATTTGCAGAAAGGACAGTGGCTAAGCTGGAAAAGTCCATAGATGACTTAGAAG AGAACCTATCACACGCGAAAGAGGAAAACATAGGAATGCACCAAGTCCTGGACCAAACACTGCAGGAGCTCAGTAGCTTGTAA
- the ap1m1 gene encoding AP-1 complex subunit mu-1 encodes MSASAVYVLDLKGKVLVCRNYRGDVDMSEIEHFMSLLMDKEEEGTLSPILAHGGVRFMWIKHNNLYLVATSKKNASVSLVFSFLYKIVQVFSEYFKELEEESIRDNFVIIYELMDELMDFGYPQTTDSKILQEYITQEGHKLDTGAPRPPATVTNAVSWRSEGIKYRKNEVFLDVIESVNLLVSANGNVLRSEIVGSIKMRVFLSGMPELRLGLNDKVLFENTGRGKSKSVELEDVKFHQCVRLSRFENDRTISFIPPDGEFELMSYRLNTHVKPLIWIESVIEKHSHSRIEYMIKAKSQFKRRSTANNVEIHIPVPTDADSPKFKTTVGSVKWVPENSEIVWSIKSFPGGKEYLMRAHFGLPSVEAEDKEGKPPISVKFEIPYFTTSGIQVRYLKIIEKSGYQALPWVRYITQNGDYQLRTQ; translated from the exons ATGTCTGCGAGCGCCGTGTATGTCTTGGATTTAAAAGGAAAG GTCCTGGTGTGCCGAAATTACCGTGGAGATGTGGACATGTCAGAGATTGAGCACTTCATGAGCCTTCTGAtggacaaagaggaggaggggacgCTCTCTCCAATCCTGGCCCACGGAGGAGTCCGTTTCATGTGGATCAAACATAATAACCTCTATT TGGTTGCAACATCCAAGAAAAATGCTAGTGTCTCCTTGGTGTTCTCCTTTTTGTACAAAATTGTCCAG gttttttcaGAGTATTTCAAAGAATTGGAGGAAGAGAGCATCAGAGATAACTTTGTCATCATATACGAGCTGATGGATGAGCTGATGGACTTCGGTTACCCTCAGACCACCGACAGCAAGATTCTGCAAGA ATACATAACCCAGGAGGGGCACAAACTAGACACTGGCGCCCCACGCCCCCCGGCAACAGTCACCAACGCTGTCTCCTGGAGGTCAGAGGGCATTAAGTACAGGAAGAACGAAGTCTTCCTGGACGTCATTGAGTCAGTCAACCTCCTG GTTAGTGCCAATGGTAATGTTCTACGTAGTGAGATCGTGGGCTCCATTAAGATGCGTGTCTTCCTGTCTGGGATGCCTGAGTTGCGGCTGGGCCTTAACGACAAGGTTCTGTTTGAAAACACCGGAC GAGGGAAGAGTAAATCAGTAGAGCTGGAGGACGTCAAGTTTCACCAATGTGTCCGTCTGTCTCGCTTCGAGAATGACCGCACCATCTCCTTTATTCCTCCCGACGGAGAGTTCGAGCTCATGTCCTATCGCCTCAACACTCAT GTGAAGCCCTTGATCTGGATTGAATCTGTAATTGAGAAGCACTCCCACAGTCGGATTGAGTACATGATCAAG GCGAAGAGTCAGTTCAAAAGGCGTTCCACAGCCAACAACGTGGAGATCCACATTCCTGTGCCAACCGACGCTGACTCACCTAAATTCAAGACCACAGTAGGCAGCGTGAAGTGGGTGCCTGAGAACAGTGAGATCGTCTGGTCAATCAAGTCCTTCCCT GGGGGAAAGGAATATTTGATGCGAGCCCACTTTGGTCTGCCGAGCGTAGAGGCTGAAGATAAAGAGGGGAAACCACCAATCAGTGTCAAGTTTGAGATCCCGTACTTCACCACCTCAGGCATTCAG
- the LOC122994048 gene encoding tropomyosin alpha-1 chain-like isoform X2 has translation MEAIKKKMQMLKLDKENAIDRAEQAESDQKAAEDKCKQLEDELLALQKKLKGTEDELDKYSEALKDAQEKLELSEKKATDAEGDVASLNRRIQLVEEELDRAQERLATALQKLEEAEKAADESERGMKVIENRAMKDEEKMEIQEMQLKEAKHIAEEADRKYEEVARKLVILEGELERAEERAEIAELKCGDLEEELKNVTNNLKSLEAQSDKYSEKEDKYEEEIKVLNDRLKEAETRAEFAERTVAKLEKSIDDLEDELYTQKLKYKAISEELDHALNDMNTL, from the exons ATGGAGGCCATCAAGAAGAAGATGCAGATGCTGAAGTTGGATAAGGAGAATGCCATCGACAGGGCGGAACAAGCTGAGTCCGACCAGAAGGCAGCAGAGGATAAATGCAAGCAG CTTGAGGATGAGCTGCTCGCTCTGCAGAAGAAACTGAAGGGAACAGAAGATGAGCTGGACAAGTACTCGGAGGCCCTGAAGGATGCTCAGGAGAAACTGGAACTGTCGGAGAAGAAGGCCACAGAT GCCGAGGGCGATGTGGCATCCTTGAACCGCAGGATCCAGCTGGTGGAGGAGGAGTTGGACCGTGCTCAGGAGAGACTGGCCACAGCCCTGCAGAAACTGGAGGAGGCTGAGAAGGCTGCGGATGAGAGTGAAAG AGGCATGAAGGTGATTGAGAACAGAGCCATGAAAGACGAGGAGAAGATGGAGATCCAGGAGATGCAGCTCAAAGAAGCCAAGCACATCGCCGAGGAGGCCGACCGCAAATATGAGGAG GTCGCCCGTAAACTGGTCATCCTGGAGGGTGAGCTGGAGAGAGCAGAAGAGAGGGCAGAAATTGCAGAACT TAAGTGTGGAGACCTGGAGGAAGAGCTGAAGAATGTCACCAACAACCTGAAGTCTCTAGAGGCTCAGTCTGATAAG TACTCTGAGAAAGAAGACAAATACGAGGAGGAGATCAAAGTCCTGAATGACAGACTTAAGGAG GCGGAGACCCGTGCAGAATTTGCAGAAAGGACAGTGGCTAAGCTGGAAAAGTCCATAGATGACTTAGAAG ACGAACTGTACACTCAGAAGCTGAAATACAAGGCTATCAGTGAGGAGCTGGATCATGCCCTCAATGATATGAACACCTTGTAA